In Porphyromonas cangingivalis, a genomic segment contains:
- the rplV gene encoding 50S ribosomal protein L22, translated as MGQRKRLSADARKEANKTIYFAKLSNIPSSPRKMRLVADMVRGMEVNRALGVLKFSNKEAAARVEKLLRSAIANWEQKNERKAEDGELFVTKIFVDEGVTLKRMRPRAQGRGARIRKRSNHVTLFVDTLNSKQN; from the coding sequence ATGGGTCAAAGAAAAAGATTGTCAGCTGACGCACGCAAGGAGGCAAACAAGACTATATACTTTGCTAAGTTATCCAATATCCCTTCTTCTCCTCGTAAGATGAGACTTGTGGCTGATATGGTCAGAGGTATGGAAGTTAATCGAGCGTTGGGTGTGCTAAAGTTTTCCAATAAAGAGGCTGCTGCTCGTGTAGAAAAACTGTTGCGTTCGGCTATTGCGAACTGGGAACAGAAGAATGAGCGTAAGGCAGAGGATGGAGAACTCTTCGTTACCAAGATCTTCGTTGATGAAGGTGTTACCCTCAAGAGAATGCGCCCACGCGCACAAGGTAGAGGTGCACGTATCCGCAAGAGATCTAATCACGTGACTTTGTTTGTCGATACACTTAACTCAAAACAGAATTAA
- the rpsS gene encoding 30S ribosomal protein S19 has product MSRSLKKGPFISVKLEKKILAQNESDKKSVIKTWSRASMISPDFVGHTIAVHNGNKFIPVFVTENMVGHKLGEFAPTRTFRGHSGNRKK; this is encoded by the coding sequence ATGAGTCGATCACTTAAAAAAGGACCGTTCATCAGCGTTAAGCTGGAGAAGAAAATCCTCGCACAGAATGAAAGCGACAAGAAGAGCGTCATCAAGACTTGGTCACGTGCTTCTATGATCTCTCCTGACTTCGTTGGTCATACGATCGCCGTTCACAACGGAAATAAGTTTATCCCCGTATTCGTTACTGAAAACATGGTAGGTCATAAGTTGGGCGAATTTGCACCAACCCGTACTTTCCGTGGTCACAGTGGTAACCGTAAGAAATAA